One genomic region from Arthrobacter sp. FB24 encodes:
- a CDS encoding malate:quinone oxidoreductase has translation MTFISKTQHADVVLIGGGIMSATLGAFIKQLEPNWTISLFERLDEAGLESSGPWNNAGTGHAALCELNYSPAAKDGSVDPSKALHINEQFQLSRQFWSHLVSNSLIGSPKGFINTVPHMSFVIGEANADFLKTRYKALKPNTLFRSMEYSEDHAQIAKWAPLIVKGRDPKQRIAATRAAEGTDVDFGALTRELTTYLGNNGVEINYGHDVNGIRRAPGGGWDLTLKHKKSGEHGNIHAKFVFVGAGGGALHLLQASGIPESKGYGGFPVSGQFFRCTDEALAAQHSAKVYGQASVGAPPMSVPHLDTRYVDGKRSLLFGPYAGFSTNFLKNGSYLDLPLSIRPGNIIPMLAVAKDNMDLTAYLVKEVAKRHGDKVEALREYYPEAKDGDWELITAGQRVQIIKKDPKKGGVLQFGTEVIAARDGSIGALLGASPGASTAVPIMIELLQKSFPRNFKGWQSKLKEMMPGYGIKLNDNPELAARLEAETAKTLQLEAIDAPSS, from the coding sequence GTGACTTTCATTTCCAAGACCCAACATGCCGACGTCGTCCTGATTGGCGGCGGCATCATGAGCGCCACGCTGGGTGCGTTCATCAAGCAGCTCGAACCGAACTGGACCATTTCGCTGTTCGAACGGCTCGACGAAGCCGGCCTGGAAAGCTCAGGCCCGTGGAACAACGCAGGAACAGGGCACGCCGCCCTGTGTGAGCTTAACTACTCGCCCGCAGCCAAAGACGGCTCGGTTGATCCATCCAAGGCGCTGCACATCAACGAGCAGTTCCAGCTATCCCGCCAGTTCTGGTCCCACCTGGTCAGCAACTCGCTCATCGGCTCCCCCAAAGGGTTCATCAACACTGTCCCCCACATGAGTTTCGTCATCGGGGAAGCCAACGCGGACTTCCTGAAGACCAGGTATAAGGCACTGAAGCCGAACACCCTCTTCCGTTCCATGGAGTACTCCGAAGACCACGCGCAGATCGCCAAGTGGGCGCCCCTGATCGTCAAGGGCCGCGACCCGAAGCAGAGGATTGCGGCCACGCGCGCGGCCGAAGGAACCGATGTCGACTTCGGCGCACTGACCCGTGAGCTGACCACGTACCTTGGCAACAACGGCGTGGAGATCAACTACGGACACGACGTCAACGGCATCCGGCGCGCCCCGGGCGGCGGCTGGGACCTGACGCTCAAGCACAAAAAGTCCGGAGAGCACGGCAACATCCACGCGAAGTTCGTGTTCGTCGGTGCCGGCGGCGGCGCACTGCATCTGCTGCAGGCCTCCGGCATTCCCGAGAGCAAGGGCTACGGCGGGTTCCCGGTCTCCGGCCAGTTCTTCCGCTGCACCGACGAAGCCCTCGCCGCCCAGCACAGCGCCAAGGTCTACGGCCAGGCGTCCGTGGGGGCCCCGCCCATGTCCGTTCCGCACCTTGACACCCGTTACGTCGACGGCAAGCGTTCGCTGCTCTTCGGGCCCTACGCCGGGTTCTCCACCAACTTCCTGAAGAACGGCTCGTACCTGGACCTGCCGTTGTCGATCCGCCCCGGCAACATCATCCCGATGCTTGCCGTGGCGAAGGACAACATGGACCTTACGGCGTACCTGGTCAAGGAAGTCGCGAAGCGGCACGGCGACAAGGTGGAGGCCCTTCGCGAGTACTACCCCGAAGCAAAAGACGGCGATTGGGAACTCATCACCGCCGGCCAGCGTGTTCAGATCATCAAGAAGGATCCGAAGAAGGGTGGTGTCCTCCAGTTCGGCACTGAAGTGATCGCCGCGCGCGATGGTTCCATCGGTGCGCTGCTTGGCGCCTCCCCGGGAGCTTCCACCGCAGTCCCCATCATGATCGAACTCCTCCAGAAGTCCTTCCCCAGGAACTTCAAGGGCTGGCAGTCCAAGCTGAAGGAAATGATGCCCGGCTACGGCATCAAGCTCAACGACAACCCGGAGCTGGCCGCACGGCTGGAGGCGGAAACCGCCAAGACCCTCCAGCTGGAAGCCATAGACGCCCCCTCCAGCTGA